A portion of the Pseudoalteromonas luteoviolacea genome contains these proteins:
- a CDS encoding TIGR02444 family protein, with protein MLSREHFWQYACDVYRSEQVQQVLLECQDLHGKNVNLCLFLDYLSTLSIQLNTQQLQSLMRCVEHADKTILQPYRATRQQVKSQHHTYPDYPSLRKSLLATELELEKLQQYLLIETANHLCLKHDMQSANNLTLYLPKPLADRFAYAKT; from the coding sequence ATGCTGAGTCGTGAACACTTTTGGCAATATGCCTGCGATGTATACCGCAGTGAGCAGGTCCAACAGGTACTCTTAGAGTGCCAGGACCTGCATGGCAAAAACGTCAATCTCTGTCTATTCCTAGACTATTTAAGCACACTCTCGATACAGCTAAATACCCAGCAACTCCAATCGTTAATGAGGTGTGTCGAACACGCTGACAAAACCATATTGCAGCCTTATCGTGCAACACGGCAACAAGTTAAGTCACAGCACCACACATACCCAGACTATCCATCGCTTAGAAAAAGTTTGCTCGCCACTGAGTTGGAGCTAGAAAAGCTGCAGCAATATTTGCTCATTGAAACCGCCAATCACTTGTGCCTCAAACATGATATGCAAAGCGCCAATAACCTCACTCTATACTTGCCAAAGCCTTTGGCTGATAGGTTTGCGTACGCAAAAACATGA
- a CDS encoding dipeptidase, translated as MKFSSALCVLALATSTVYAKEYTASERAIRLAQENLLIDTHIDVPYRINMQWDDVSKATQEGDFDYPRAMQGGLNAPFMSIYIPASLEFEGKGKSFQLANQLIDGMEALAHRAPHKFAIAHNTKDIEAQFDKGLMSIAMGMENGSPIEGDLKNLKHFFDRGVRYITLAHSQSNHISDSSYDLRRKWKGLSPFGKELVVEMNKIGMLIDVSHISDKAFYQVMALSKVPVIASHSSLRKYTPGFERNMDDDMLLALKKNGGVIQINFGSSFVTSASRTWYDKRSEAEQEATSRGAIKTDFRAAYLARNPFPFATLEQVLDHIDHVVKLIGIEHVGIGSDYDGVGDSLPVGLKDVSTYPNLVQGLLDRGYSEKDIKLILGGNTLRVWKQAEAFSAQF; from the coding sequence ATGAAGTTCAGCTCAGCTCTTTGTGTTCTGGCACTGGCAACCTCCACTGTCTATGCAAAAGAATACACCGCATCCGAACGTGCCATTCGCTTGGCGCAAGAAAACCTGCTCATCGACACCCATATTGATGTTCCTTATCGAATTAACATGCAGTGGGACGATGTCTCCAAAGCAACGCAGGAGGGAGATTTTGACTACCCACGAGCGATGCAGGGCGGCCTCAACGCACCTTTTATGTCTATTTACATTCCAGCCAGTTTGGAGTTTGAAGGTAAGGGCAAAAGCTTTCAGTTGGCCAATCAGCTCATTGACGGCATGGAAGCATTGGCGCACCGTGCACCTCATAAATTTGCCATTGCCCACAACACCAAAGATATTGAAGCACAATTTGATAAGGGCTTAATGTCTATTGCTATGGGGATGGAAAACGGCTCACCCATTGAGGGAGACCTTAAAAACTTAAAGCACTTCTTTGACAGAGGCGTCCGCTATATCACCTTGGCGCACTCTCAAAGTAACCATATTTCTGACTCTTCTTATGACCTGCGCAGGAAATGGAAAGGCTTAAGTCCATTTGGCAAAGAGCTGGTTGTCGAAATGAATAAAATTGGCATGTTGATAGATGTATCACACATTTCTGACAAAGCCTTTTATCAAGTCATGGCACTCTCAAAAGTCCCTGTCATTGCATCGCATTCATCATTGAGAAAGTACACGCCAGGTTTTGAGCGTAACATGGATGATGACATGTTATTGGCTTTGAAAAAAAATGGAGGTGTCATTCAAATCAACTTTGGTTCGAGTTTTGTCACGTCAGCATCACGCACTTGGTATGACAAGCGCAGTGAAGCAGAGCAAGAAGCAACCAGTCGTGGTGCCATAAAGACAGACTTTCGTGCGGCTTACTTAGCACGTAATCCATTCCCATTTGCAACGCTCGAGCAGGTATTGGATCATATTGATCACGTGGTAAAGCTGATTGGTATTGAACACGTTGGTATTGGCTCCGATTACGATGGCGTTGGTGATTCTTTGCCGGTCGGCCTAAAAGATGTGTCAACCTATCCTAATCTGGTACAAGGATTATTAGATCGTGGCTATAGCGAAAAAGATATTAAACTAATTTTAGGTGGTAATACGCTTAGAGTATGGAAACAAGCTGAAGCTTTCTCTGCACAGTTTTAA
- a CDS encoding hydrolase yields MSKQLDLNFKPAWWMRNRHVQTILPRAFRPRLKADVNFEHLTTPDDDFLELAWANNGNAHAPLVVVLHGLEGNINSFYAKGMLRALTRSGLDAVLMHFRNCSKDVNKQPRAYHSGETQDLSFLIKTLSERFPGRALFAVGFSLGGNVLAKYLGEKGQASRLAGAAVISAPYHLSSSCQVIRKSCFKLYQKYLLDRMKHSFTRKLDQIKNTIDISASELSQINDLWQFDDRVTAPLHGFKGAEDYYAQASSQPYLSLIETPTLLIHAEDDPMLSTQAIPLAKQTSPKVKLAVSSKGGHVGFIAGNNPLKPIYWLEKVVPEYIHSLIK; encoded by the coding sequence ATGTCAAAGCAGCTTGATTTAAACTTTAAGCCCGCTTGGTGGATGCGCAATAGGCATGTTCAAACCATACTTCCCCGCGCTTTTCGTCCAAGATTAAAAGCAGATGTCAACTTTGAGCATCTTACTACCCCTGATGATGATTTTTTGGAATTAGCATGGGCCAATAATGGCAATGCACACGCACCATTAGTGGTTGTCTTACATGGCTTAGAAGGCAATATAAATAGCTTTTATGCCAAAGGTATGTTGCGCGCACTCACACGTTCAGGTTTAGATGCAGTATTAATGCATTTTCGTAACTGCTCAAAAGACGTCAATAAGCAACCTCGTGCTTACCACAGTGGTGAAACACAGGATTTAAGCTTTCTAATTAAGACTTTGAGCGAACGTTTCCCCGGCAGAGCGCTCTTCGCAGTCGGTTTCTCTCTGGGCGGTAATGTTTTAGCTAAGTATTTAGGTGAAAAAGGACAAGCAAGTCGCTTAGCCGGTGCTGCGGTGATTTCAGCACCTTATCATTTGTCATCATCATGTCAGGTGATCAGAAAAAGTTGCTTCAAGCTCTATCAAAAGTATTTATTAGATAGAATGAAGCACTCATTTACACGCAAATTAGACCAAATAAAAAATACCATCGATATCAGTGCCAGTGAGCTGTCACAAATTAATGATTTATGGCAGTTCGACGATCGAGTCACTGCTCCTCTACATGGTTTTAAGGGCGCTGAAGACTATTATGCACAAGCTAGCTCTCAGCCATATTTAAGCTTGATAGAAACCCCGACTTTACTGATCCATGCTGAAGATGACCCCATGCTGTCAACGCAAGCAATCCCGCTTGCAAAACAAACCAGTCCCAAGGTTAAACTCGCAGTTTCATCTAAAGGGGGACACGTGGGCTTTATTGCGGGTAATAACCCATTAAAACCCATTTATTGGTTAGAAAAAGTCGTACCAGAATATATTCATTCACTTATTAAATAG
- a CDS encoding YheU family protein gives MLIPYQQIAPETLESLIEHYVLREGTDYGDSEITTEQKVAQVKAQLQSGEALIVFSELHESVNIVSKAQFHAMQSQDYTSEPTYD, from the coding sequence ATGCTCATTCCTTATCAACAAATTGCGCCTGAAACACTAGAAAGCCTAATTGAACATTACGTATTACGTGAAGGCACTGACTATGGTGATAGTGAAATCACAACAGAGCAAAAAGTGGCACAAGTTAAGGCGCAATTGCAAAGTGGCGAAGCGCTCATTGTCTTCTCTGAGCTACATGAATCAGTCAACATCGTCAGCAAAGCTCAGTTTCACGCAATGCAAAGCCAAGATTATACTTCTGAGCCAACCTACGACTAA